In Salarias fasciatus chromosome 4, fSalaFa1.1, whole genome shotgun sequence, the DNA window AACGTGTCCCACCCTctgcaaacaacacacacacacacacacatatatacagtGTGTGCAAACAGACTCCGCTCCATCCCTGTGAAATTCCGAGCTGCTATCAGCAGCCAACAGATGTCATCAACGGCGGTGGTGAACGGGACGCAGCATGTCACACCATCGCTGTTTAACTTGTGCGCTTCAGAGGGGGAAGCCCCGCGTGACAACAACAGCTTCATGCCTTCATGTCGAGATAAAAGCCAAAGGAATCCGCTTGATGCTGCACCACATTGTCCCAGGCTTTCTTCTctgaaaatgcttgaaaagaaTCCTGCTTCTCAGgattaaatcaaactgaaagtgAATTAAGTTTTGTCTTTATCAGCTCACATAAAATAGACATCATCaacttattttctgtttttcttggatGTGGTGTTTGCGGTGGGGTTTTATGGATCCACTTCATGAGTGTGGCCTCGTTTTCTGTGCTCTGCCGCGGACACACTCACAGCTTTATCTGAGGAATGTTCCCTCCTTTTTCCTCACAGGGCATGTTTACCTCTGCTTGATTAGGCAGGCACCCCACTTCCTAATGCCAGGCCGCAGACAGGAAGCCTGCTGGCACAAACAAACGGTGGGCTGTCGCTTCGCTTATAGTTTTTGATCATCTTATATAAAGCTGCTCTGGTCACACCAGTGAATTCCAGCTAAAGATTATAAGTAAGATTAACCAGGTAATGATTGTACTTAATAATCACGTAAAAGCACGTTCGGCATCTCATTAGAATGATTGTTGAAGTCactgtttgatcattttcatgTCCGTAAATGTTTACTTAACTAATCCGCAGCTCAGTTCAAACTTTAAACCATAGATGAGAAGAAAAATTAGTTTAGGGAGGAGCTGATCAGAGCATGGTTAAGGAAGACAGAATAAATCTATTAGATACGGTGAAGTAAGCAATCATTAAAACATCCTTAGTTTTATTAATTCATAAGCAAGAGAAGTATGTTTTCAAGCCACTAATCATCTAAAAATATCTTATTACCCACAGGACATAGTAGTGTATTTTGGCCTGCAGTTCCCTGTCCTGTGACTCATGACTGCTCCTGAATATGAGCGCCAGTCTCATGAGTTATTTACTGTACATCAGGAACTGAGATTTAAGGGGAACAAGCTCTCAGTTATGTGTTAAATGAAGAAACAAGATGCTGGAACCAGCTCGGATTAAGCTAGTATATGTTCTGTCAGGCATTGTTGCTATTGGTAATAACTAATAAGTTGAGTTATTGATGTACAGAGATGTACAGAACCTACAACATGCAAATTTAGTAAAAAATCATAAGTATTCTAGTGTGTGTGGGGGAGAGACCGCCCCTCCAGCCAGGCCTTGACTTGTTCTACTACATGCTGTCAGCTTCTGCCTCAAATAGCAGCACAACACCCCACTGGCAAATAAGAAATACTAGACTGATGCAGTGTCTATGAAAATCTGACTCTGcatttctgcagagtccacctCCAGAAATCATCACACACATAATTACAGACCTGTGTCTTAAACCTGGTTTATAGTGGCTTCTGGAGAGCGATAAGATCTCCACCGCTGTGATGCCATGCGGGGGTTATTTTGGTCTGTATGTGATTACGGGGTGAGTCGGGTCagcttcccattcaggcccgGCTGTTAAAAGGACAGCGTCCTCTCACACCGTTCTTCTCTCGTCATCTTTTATGCTGTCAACACCTCGGTGTGCCGGCACACCGCCGCTCTCCCGTctggcctttctgtgttttatcAAATCACACATATATCCTGAGACGGCGTCTTGAACCCGGGCTGGTCTCACTCAAACTCCCCTGGTTTCGGCTTCGCGCCTCTGGGCTCCGTCTCGATGAAGTTATCAGTCTGACATTTGAATGGAGCCGACGGTACTGAACTCTCCTTTCTCATACAAACTGCATACTGACGCCCGGGGCGGGTCAAAAGACCCCAGCCACAGAGAGGCCTGGAACACAAAGCTCATGAGGCCTCGTTCATGAGGAAACTTTATGCCTTGCTTTGCGGAGAAAGTGTGTCGACAGTCTAAACCTTTGCAGCACTGAACGCAGAGTAATAAAGCAAGCGTTTATGATAATATTGGTTAAAATGTTTCAGAGTGCAAGTTAGGATGCCACATTTAGCTGCAAAAGAGGAGGAGTCAAAACAAATAAGAGATAACATTACAGTTGCATTTGATGATTAAACAAAGAAAGATACACAAGGAAGTTGAATCTTCTTAGATGTCCCGTATGATGGATTTCAGTGGCTTTAATATGTTTTTCTACTGGGCTGTGCAGTGGCTTAGCACTCCTATCTCACATCTGAATGTCCTGGTGTGGATCCAGGAGAAGCTTGCATGATTTCCCAGTGCATGCAGGACTTACTCCAGCTTTTGGCTGATTTAAATAAactataagtgtgtgtgtgtgtgtgtgtgtgtgtgtgtgtgtgtgtgtgtgtgtgtgtgtgtgtgtgtgtgtgtgtgtgtgtgtgtgagttttgcACAAGTAGCTTCTATAGCAAAACTTTGTCAGTTGCGTCCATAAGGAGCTGAGTCAGTGAATGCAGATGATACATGCCTCAGCACGTCTGTGTCAGTCTTGCAGTGTGGGTAAAGCATTTCTGAGTGAAAGCAGGAGGCAGTGAGAGACTCTGCTCAGCACCAGCAGCCGGTGgagcagaggatggaggagcTCCAACAGCTGCCATCCCGGCCCTCCTGACGGGAGCAGAGGGGAGGATGGACTGTTTACACACAGGCCTGggctccatctctccctcctccaacaTAAATATTTTAGTTGAGCAGCCTTGTCCGAGGCTGGCTGGGCGCATCTGAAGGCAACTTTAAAGTTTATCTGGCGGACCTGCGGCGGTACTAGCGGGTTTAACGCCTCCTCCGGGCTGCTGTCACTCACCTGTTATAGCGGAACAGgcggaatgaatgaatggaaaggGGAGGAAGGGGGCCGAGCGGCGGAGCTCCTCACCTTCAGTCCCGCCGCAGGAGGCTCCTACAGCCCGCACCGGACAGCCATCTCAGCGGGCAGGCGGGGGCCGAGCGGCGGTCTCCGGGCGGTCccgcctcctctcccccccGGTTTCAGCACGCTTCTTCACCGCCGTGCTCCTGTTTGTAACCCGGACTGTTTTCTCCGACTGTATGACACCACACATCTGACTGACCGCTGTCACGGCGGGGAAAGTACACTTCCGGTttggaatttcaaaataaatccaagAATCCAGTGAACGCCTTTGAAGAAGAGGCacgaggcttttattttgtagtcCAGTTTTTccaacttcctgtttgtttttctccgcTTGACTTCACAGCTCCACGCAAGCCCCCCAAATTCCCCCTGCTTCCGGGAtgtcaaatgttttattttttaattatctaTTTACTTTTTACAGTGTGTCAATACTCTCCTAAAATGCCCCGGAAAGCGTAACGGTGCGTGAATTAaagcaaatatttattttactccGTCCGACCCGGCCTATCATAAAACACCAGCTGTTTCATCTCACGTGACGTTAGTAAGGTCACGGGGAGAGCTGGAATGCAGTTGGTCCATCATCAGGACCAGAGCTGGAGTCAGAGCATCTCTTCACATAAAACCACCGCTGGGACTTGAGCTCTAATGTTAAAAACGTAGCTATCTGCAGCAAAAACTGTACTTGTAAAACAGTAGAAACCATATTTTAACTGATATTCTTGAATTTATTTGTGGTCACAAACATGTGGGGCATAAACTCAAGAagcagttcagaggtcaaatgTGCTGTGCTCAGTGTTTCACTTGCGACACTAAGTAGCCTGATGGCATACATAAATATAATATTCTAATTATTAATGCGATGTGACTGCAATGGGTATTGAAATAAGTACAAATTCAGGATATGAAGTTTGTTTCAATCTATATTTGACATTCTTCAGTGCAGTCCAGATGACAAAAATATAGAAATTGAACAATATGACAACTTGAAGCTATCAAATCTGTTTATGTAAAAGGTATTAAAACTGTTGTAATTCAGCATAtcaatcaacaacaacaaactaaaTCAACAAAGTACATCAATATGATGAGTCTcttgattttaaatgttatgATTTCATAAAGTCCTTTTGCAGAGGCTGGCCAGCTAGAAAGCACAGCAGAGCCTTCTAAATTGTACGTTCATCTCCAGTGTGAATGCAATGCCCCAAAGAAATCTGTTGGTGTCACTGTACAAAAATGCAGGCAATCTTTTCAGGAGCAGAACAGACAGCAAAGGCTCCCTGAGGTTCCTGGGAAATGAAGTTCAGCACATCAGAGGGCCCACTGGACTGTGAACACTTCTGACATGGGTAATGCAATGTTCGTCACTGTCAGAgtctgtggagagaaaaaaaagacagttttggAGGCTGTCACACATGTAGGGACAGGATGAGTAGCAGGGCAGAACACACAAAAGCAATTAAATTCAAACAGAAGTGAGCAAGAACTGAGGAGGCATCAAAGAAATCCCAGCTGAGTCGCTCTAAACTCACCTTGGTGTCTGTGTGATACGTAAAATCACTGACTTTTTCACCATTTGCTAATACATAGTGGGGCGGAGAGGGGACCCCGAACACCTGCAGCCCCCCCAGCACCAGACCATCCAGAGACCCATTCAGCCTGACAGGGTCACTCACAACCTGAGACTGCAGAGGGGGAAACAGCAACAAATTGAAGAGACTGAAATCAATAATAGTagtcatcaagcagcagcacagtAACATGCAAATCACTGCTGAGCAGTTTCCAAACGCAAATAGCCCTGCCGTCTGTTCTCTACCTGTCCGGCAATGAAGATAATATAGCAGTAATTTTGCATTTCGAAGGTGTGGAGGCTGTCCCCGTCATCCCAGAACAGGTCTCCTCGGGCCCAGCCGCCAGCAGACAGCGCCACCGTCAGGAAGAAAGGGTTCTGTCGCGACGATGTGGTCGTCAAAGCAGGTTCCTTCATAAGTAAAGGAAGAtcaaaggagaagaagaagagaaagtgTTTCAACATTTTGGACTATGGAAAAATCTTCACAGTGTGAACTGACGTACAGGAATTACTTGAAAAAACTGCAGTGTTGAAATAGTCACACAGAAACTGGCATAAACGCTGggtctttgttttattgtaacctcaaaataaaaaagtcCTATTTTTGCTACATCCGTTTCATCTATAccctgattgactgattgacagtgaataacaaaaaagaaaaaaaaaaaataatacaccTAAAAAAAGCTCTGAATTGTCCTTACATGTTAATTAAATAggacacataaaaaaaaagaaatcaacacACATTCTAACTGTGAAGCCACAATTACGTCTTTGTGTTATGttacaaataaatatttgaaaacaaaagaagtaaATTATTCTCGCAATCCAGATTTTTGAATAATTCTTCAGATGAATCACATTTTGATCCTACTGAACCAAAAATGCTGCAGTCCAGAGCAGAGGCCCACCTGTCGGGGGATGATGTGTCCCGCCCTCACATGGACGTTGATAGTGTCCAACGGGGCGGGCAGGAGCAAGTACTGACCGTTAGTGTAGTACGGCTGACCCTTGAAAgagcaaaacaaattaaaaaaaataagccaCTAAACAGTGGAATCCTGTGTCAGGATGAGCAACTGATTTAATCTCCGTGGTGAGTTTGGAAACACAGCACAGTCtgaatgtgaaaacacatgaaaacagtcgAGCTACTCACATCGTGCAGACTGTACCAAGTGCCAGGGGGCAGGTATGCAGCCAGCTCCACTGCTCCCTGCTCTAAAACCGGGCTAATGAGGACGGAACTCCCCCACAGGAACTGGCGGTCTATAGTCTGACAGTTGGGATCTGTGGGAAACCTACAGGGGCAGAATGGTGACATCCCTGTGATTCTGATCATAAATGACAATTATAATAACAAGATGAATGTGCTTTATCTACATCTAATTTAATAATATAGTAAATATCATTCAGTAGTATCACAGTCTGGCAGTTCCCTGATGTTTTCCATAAACTGTTTATCATCCCATGATGCAATACAAAGATGAAGTCATTCCTCAACAGACActttcaaaaaacaaatgagtaTGAGAACAATAGCTTTTTggagcagaggagaagaaaacgACACGTACTCCATAAAGAGAGGCCTGGCCACAGTGTCAGCAGAAGTGTGTGCATGGTGGAAGAGTGTGTAGAGGAACGGGAGGAGAGAGTAGCGAAGGTTCACCGCGCTCCGCATGGCTGCCTGGGCCTTCTGCCCAAACACATAGGGCTCCTGGGGCTGTGGGACAAAGacgagcacaaacacacacacacaatgagaaGAGATAGTATTACCTCTATTTATTATACATGGACCAGATGGGCCGCCGCGGACACCGAGGTAGAAATATGCAGCCAGATCTACTGCGCAGCTGAAGTTGCAAATGAACAGAAATGTacatagaaaaacacacaagtttACAAGAAAAACTCATGGAAAGCATTTGTCTCACAGCATTGGCCCTGTCGTTGTGGTTCCTCATAAACGGGTAGAAGGCTCCGAGCTGCatccatctcacacacagctcctCGGTGGTGTTTCCTTCGAAGCCACAGACGTCTGCTCCTGCCAGAGGAACCCCGAACAGGCTGAACTGCAGCACGGCTGGAGATGACAGGCACACAACAATCCACCATGTAGTCACGCCAATAAAGATGGTTAACACACAACCCATgtcatattttatgttttttttaagcaacttaattgatgtgatttttaacttgtgtttcagtgtgttttttgtcattttaatatCTCTTCTAGTTCATTTGTGTTCAATCCAGTTCACATTCTCTCAAATGTAACTGTTGCCAATGGATCAAActtgtttggtgtttttatttcttgtttatAACCTCCACTGCATAATAAGGATATGAACACAGGGTGGAGACATGTGAGGACAAAGTGCAAACAGCTTCTCGAATtgaacattgatttttttttcccctttacaTCTGGAACAACTTCACACACAACATAAATGTACAAGTTCTTCTGAATTCCTTATATTTACAGGTTCAATGTCCTTTCATCACAATATCAATctttatgtgaagcactttgaattatACCAAGCTGCATCAACAGTGAGTCTTTAATAAAGTTTGGATGATTGATCGTTTACTTGAAATGGAGTGATCACAGCTACACGAAtgagtgaaaatatttttttacaccatGAGAAACCTTCATTTCAACACTTCAACTGAAAGCTGTGGGTGAGAAGAACCAGACTTCATCTGTTAGCATAAATGAATGAAGCTGCTATGTTGGAATGTGAGCCCAAACACAAGTGCAGAGCAGCAAGCAAACAGCATCTGCAAGCACCATTCCCTCTGAAAACCTCATCAGAGAAACAAGCAACACATCTTAGGCATAATGAGAAGGACTTTGCTGCTATGGTGAGTTTTCATCTCTAACCAACAACGCAGCAGGACGACATCTCCTCACCAGGAATGGAGAATCGAAGCTGCTCCCAGTCGCTCCTGACGTCTCCTGTCCACACGCCAGAGAAATGTCCGATGCTTGGATAGGAGGAGCGCGACAGCACGAAGGGCCGCTTCATCCGCACTTTCACAAGAGCGCTGAGGATGAGCCAAGAGTCAAAAATTGACAAggtacatccatccatccaattcAATTTACTGCCACATGTGATGCGActcaatcccagctgactatgggcGAAGGCAGGAAAGCGTTCTTCCATTGCAGCCAGTCTCCTAAAGCCTATGGACAGTACTGTACATCTTATCCCTTTGTGACTTCACCTGTGTGTTGCATACGCTTCCGTCAGCCCATAGAGATTGTGCAGGTTGTAGTGAGAGGACAGTTTCTGCTGCGCAGACATGCACAGAGTTCCTGAGTTCAAACGGCCTCCGACCACGCCTGTTCATACAACATTCAGAAAGACGCATCAGTCATCTGTAATGTGTATTCCACAACAGAACTTTGACTTGAACGCAACACCAATAGTATTTGCTTTCCAATACATTGCATGCAAAATCCAAAAGTTATTCTGTCCACTCACTGGGTGTAAATGGTGGATTTTCAAAGTCACTGTCAGGACATCCGTCTACCGAGCCCTGCACAAAGCTTGCGGGTTCATTCATGTCCTGGATGGATCATTTTAGGGAGAAAcaaagatatatattttttttcaatctgactGTAATGCAAGTCAAACACACAATCATAAAGACAACAAATTGAAAACATGCTTAAATCAGATGTACAGTGTTTATGAGTGTACATACAATCCACAGTCCATCCACTGGAACTTTGGAATGGAAATCTCTAATGCAGTCCTCCCACCACTGTCTAGTCTCTGGGTTGGTGAAGTCTGGGAAGGCCGTAGGGCCGGGCCAAACCTGTGAACAGTGGACAACATGCATGACAACCACGTCCAGGTTTAAATAAAAGGATACTGAAGAATGCTGTGCAAACCACTAAAACAGTTGGGGGATAGCCTATATTTTCACTAAAAAAGAAAGGTCCTACCTTCCCGATCAAGATGTCTCCTGTTGCATTTTTGATAAAAACGTCTCGTTTCAGGCCATCGTCGAAGGGAGGGTAAGTCCCAGGAGGACTGGTGCTGCTGATGCCAGGATCCTGGAGCGTAAACCAGGACAGAAGGCCTCAGTCACGAGTCAAGAGGTTTCTGCTGCCATCTACTGGAAAAAGCTGAGAAAACTAagacataataaaaaaaaaaaaaaaaaccagctcaTTTCTTCTGTTCATTTCaatcaaatttgaaaaaaataactatttttttaaacaggagCAAAAGTTTCTGAAGCCTCATAAACTTGTCACACCAGAATGAGGATGTACTTCATGCCTCTCCTATGAAAGTCCTCCACCATGTCTGGAAGGTCCCCGAATCGccaggggtcaaaggtgaacACCCTTTGCTTGTGTGCATAATCCAAGTCATTCCACTGCACATcctgttgatttaaaaaaaaaaaaaacaactcttacaaatacatgtgttgtttttttggggggcattATTGCAGAAAGATTCATACATGAATAGAAGGAAGAATATTCAATTATATTCTTTATATAGTAGAATGGTCTCACACAAACTTCTTGCATTTTTTGCAACACTCTGGACAAAACTTGATTTTTCCGCCCCATAATGCATTTTATAAAgaatttcattaatttttttcctgaagTCTTCTCATGGAAACCCTAGGGTGCCCAAATGCTATGAATAAACAAGTTTCCAAGTCTtgtttaaaactgaatttaccACACTGTTAAGTTCAGAGAGTACAGAGgtcaaaacattttctgaatcaaGTCAGTATTTAATAGAAAGGCTTTCAGGAATACAGCTTACCAAAGGAAATTTGGCATTGTGCATGCGTTGCGCCACCCTCCGGGTGGTATTACTGGTGGTGTAACCCCAGCGACACAGATGAAAGCCCAGTGACCAATAAGGAGGCATCATGGGATAGCCTGGAATGGGCAGACGTGTATTGATACATTCACTTGTATTCACCAGACTGCCTCTGTGTTCTTTCAAACATGTATACAATTACCGTTACTACACTTAGATATGTTCTTGAATGTCCGATAAAGACCCAAAAGACATACCGATGATTTGGAGGTACTGTCGCACAACGCTGGAAGGGTCAGGACCCAGGAAAATGTACAGATCCAGGATTCCTCCGGTGGACACCCATGTGAGAGCCGGGGTGGGCTGGAAAGCCACCTCTGCAGGGACATTCAGGAGGACAGTAAGGCATTAAAAGTCTCACTGTGAGcttgtatattatatattttatatgtgCATCACACAAAACTTATAGCACAATACCCATTGCATTGCTGTTGAGAAGAAAAACTCCATGTGCCAAGCCATCCTCTTCTTGTACGATGTAAAATGGATGGGAGCCATACAGGTTTGCGTCTGCCTATAGAGATAGACAAAGTCGACTGTGAGGTTCTATGTTGtttgctgcagcattttttaCAAAGTTACAGTGTGCTTCACAGTCAAGGCATTGCAAACCGTTGGGATTAGTACAGCTCATATAGAACTCATGGTTTGTTTAGACCTTCATATGTTGGAAGAAGCACATTGAATTGAACCCGGATGGAAAGCCAGTGAATATAATATACAACAGGATATAAAACTGATGTGTGTTCTTTAAATGGGTCGTGTTTGTAATCTCGCAGCAGAACTTTGGACCAGCTGAATGTGATTCATCGGCCGACGAACTGCTGAGACAAGTGTTAAGAGAGTTACATTTGCTGAACCTTGAAGAAATGAGGACAACGGCAATCAGCTAAGAAGTAGTTCAACCACAGGTtaacagattattaccattcCAGGGGTCGGCAATATCATGTGGCAAACATATAACCACTGTGGGGAGTGAAGTTTAATTTCTAATTAGTCTGCTTTGGGGACCACGTCCTGAtctaaaatgaatgaaaaatccCTCAGGTGATATTAAATAGCTCCCCAGCTCTTTTGCTGGGTTACCAACAGTGAAGACTTACATGTGGAGCCATGTCTCTGTTCCACAAGCTCAGAGAAGTCCAGTTAAGGTCCAAGCGGAGGGAGGTGTAATGCTCCCCGAGGCCGGACACCAAGGAGGAGGCCAGTGTGGTGGACAGCTGCAGGTACTGgtcagcaaacagcagaggagcgaCTGTGGTGTTCATACTGGAGAGACGGGACACAAGACACACACTACATTACAGTCAGAACCTTACATTCAGGATGCAACTTTTTTGGCTAACTTTGCACATAGGTCAAATA includes these proteins:
- the gaa gene encoding lysosomal alpha-glucosidase; this translates as MSTLSAFAAAVLLLFFSFAWLCADHGLVGSIHGDRFVYFPQEPQKNARRFLTETHQEIKIPRARECTAAPESRFACGRDRTLSQEECEERGCCYSPLPSYAGPPWCFYPSLYPGYTMGPLTPTRRGHGATLTRVHPSYLPKDIPVLSLEVIEEDSGCLHLTLKDPSSQRYEVPLPAGVPKKNAAAEDVLYTIEYHPDPFGFVVRRKSNRRVIMNTTVAPLLFADQYLQLSTTLASSLVSGLGEHYTSLRLDLNWTSLSLWNRDMAPHADANLYGSHPFYIVQEEDGLAHGVFLLNSNAMEVAFQPTPALTWVSTGGILDLYIFLGPDPSSVVRQYLQIIGYPMMPPYWSLGFHLCRWGYTTSNTTRRVAQRMHNAKFPLDVQWNDLDYAHKQRVFTFDPWRFGDLPDMVEDFHRRGMKYILILDPGISSTSPPGTYPPFDDGLKRDVFIKNATGDILIGKVWPGPTAFPDFTNPETRQWWEDCIRDFHSKVPVDGLWIDMNEPASFVQGSVDGCPDSDFENPPFTPSVVGGRLNSGTLCMSAQQKLSSHYNLHNLYGLTEAYATHSALVKVRMKRPFVLSRSSYPSIGHFSGVWTGDVRSDWEQLRFSIPAVLQFSLFGVPLAGADVCGFEGNTTEELCVRWMQLGAFYPFMRNHNDRANAPQEPYVFGQKAQAAMRSAVNLRYSLLPFLYTLFHHAHTSADTVARPLFMEFPTDPNCQTIDRQFLWGSSVLISPVLEQGAVELAAYLPPGTWYSLHDGQPYYTNGQYLLLPAPLDTINVHVRAGHIIPRQEPALTTTSSRQNPFFLTVALSAGGWARGDLFWDDGDSLHTFEMQNYCYIIFIAGQSQVVSDPVRLNGSLDGLVLGGLQVFGVPSPPHYVLANGEKVSDFTYHTDTKTLTVTNIALPMSEVFTVQWAL